Proteins found in one Pontibacter sp. SGAir0037 genomic segment:
- a CDS encoding mechanosensitive ion channel family protein, with product MSVFLPLLFASFAVTITSMPDHVQANFKRVFELLNIGVFGWLMIKLTSVVEDIIQINYQLSKADNIRERKLLTQLGFLKKLIIVLIGFMTISLILLSFDPVRRLGTGLLTSAGIAGIVVGLAAQQSIANLLAGLQLAFSQPIRIDDVLVLEGEFGRVEEITLTYVVLRIWDQRRMVLPLKYFIEKPFQNWTRSSSEILGTVYLYTDYTIPVDALREELNRILAATDLWDGKVAGLQVTDSKERTLELRVLVSAVSSGIAWDLRCLVREKLVTFIQQNYPNSLPKVRTELIGDFRS from the coding sequence ATGTCGGTATTCCTACCGCTTCTCTTTGCCTCATTTGCAGTTACCATCACTTCTATGCCCGATCATGTGCAAGCCAACTTTAAAAGAGTGTTTGAGCTCTTGAATATTGGGGTGTTCGGATGGCTCATGATCAAGCTAACTTCTGTAGTTGAGGACATAATACAAATTAATTATCAATTAAGCAAGGCAGATAACATTCGGGAACGAAAACTTTTAACACAATTAGGTTTCTTAAAGAAACTGATAATTGTACTCATCGGGTTTATGACCATCTCGCTTATCCTGCTCAGCTTCGATCCGGTAAGGCGCTTGGGGACTGGCTTGCTTACCTCGGCTGGTATAGCTGGCATAGTAGTAGGTTTGGCGGCACAGCAGTCTATTGCCAACCTGCTGGCTGGTTTACAACTGGCTTTCTCCCAGCCTATCCGGATAGATGATGTCCTGGTTCTGGAAGGAGAATTCGGACGCGTTGAAGAAATAACCCTTACCTATGTTGTGCTGCGGATCTGGGACCAGCGCCGCATGGTTTTGCCCCTGAAGTATTTTATAGAAAAACCTTTCCAGAACTGGACCCGGTCAAGCTCCGAAATATTGGGAACAGTTTACCTTTATACAGACTATACCATACCTGTAGATGCCTTGCGCGAAGAACTTAACAGGATTCTGGCGGCCACAGATCTATGGGATGGCAAAGTAGCCGGCTTACAGGTAACCGACTCAAAGGAAAGAACCCTGGAGCTAAGAGTGCTGGTAAGTGCCGTTAGTTCTGGTATTGCCTGGGACCTGCGTTGCCTGGTACGGGAAAAGTTGGTTACTTTTATACAGCAGAACTACCCGAACTCCTTGCCTAAGGTAAGAACAGAGTTGATAGGAGACTTCAGGAGTTAA
- a CDS encoding DUF2179 domain-containing protein — protein MNYFEGIDPGLVEWVIIPVLIFLARILDVTLGTLRIVFISKGEKVIAPLLGFLEVLIWLIAMTQVMQNLNNAISYLAWAAGFATGNFLGLRIEQKLALGQVVVRIITAEPADTLIEMLISRGYRLTSVDAQGTRGKVDLLFMIVRRKRLQEVIDIIRNYNPNAFYSVEDVRSVSDAEVPQDEKSSKTSFRKFFPLRKGK, from the coding sequence ATGAATTACTTTGAAGGCATTGACCCTGGCCTCGTAGAATGGGTAATTATCCCGGTTCTGATTTTCCTTGCCCGGATACTGGATGTAACCCTGGGCACACTACGCATTGTTTTTATTTCGAAAGGCGAAAAAGTAATAGCTCCGCTCCTGGGTTTCCTGGAAGTACTGATCTGGCTCATCGCCATGACCCAGGTTATGCAGAACTTAAATAATGCAATTTCTTACCTTGCCTGGGCAGCTGGTTTTGCCACAGGTAATTTTCTGGGGCTGCGGATAGAGCAGAAGCTTGCACTGGGGCAGGTAGTGGTGCGTATTATTACAGCCGAGCCAGCCGACACCCTTATAGAAATGCTGATCAGCCGCGGCTACCGCCTCACCTCTGTCGATGCACAGGGCACCCGCGGGAAAGTAGACCTGCTCTTTATGATTGTCAGGAGAAAACGGCTACAGGAGGTAATCGATATCATCCGAAATTACAATCCCAATGCCTTTTACTCAGTAGAGGATGTCAGGTCGGTATCGGATGCAGAGGTGCCACAGGATGAAAAGAGCAGCAAAACCAGCTTTAGAAAGTTTTTCCCGCTCCGGAAAGGGAAGTAG
- a CDS encoding DUF6377 domain-containing protein, with amino-acid sequence MLKELNITIKNKEHYIKAKQERIKKWHQTLQKANLTPIQQFDLYNKLYFEYRSFKYDSAYTYALKLQDSASQTGDSTRLTYATLKLSFTLLSSGMFKETFDSLNEVSLAQTPDSIKAEYYELMSRANFDLEAYNEGNLYSDSYITRGTRYIDSALALIDNNTIKFFYLRGMKSLKEKNYGSAEKDLELILAKFNPTQHEYAMVASLLAGVYKESGDTGKAIDMMIKAAIADIKSATREAIALLNVAELLYRTGDEARAYVYIKQALEDATFYGARQRKIQVAAILPIIEGERLATVESQRGILMIYAIAVSLLSLLVVIFSYIIFRQLKQLKLAKQTVTEANTSLQIANDKLKDINHVLQEKNEELLEANKIKEEYIGYSFNMYTEYLDKIEKLKKSIDKKVMNRRLDEISHVLESVDMKKEREDLYHSFDRVFIKLFPNFVTEFNSFFRDEDKVVLKDNQSLNIELRIFALIRIGINDHEQIAKILEYSVRTIYNYKTKVKSRSILSNEEFEDRIMEIKAF; translated from the coding sequence TTGCTTAAGGAGCTAAACATCACCATCAAGAACAAAGAGCACTATATAAAAGCTAAGCAGGAGCGAATAAAAAAGTGGCACCAAACGCTTCAAAAGGCAAACCTTACGCCTATCCAGCAGTTTGACTTATATAATAAGCTGTACTTCGAATACAGGTCCTTTAAGTATGACTCTGCCTACACTTACGCACTAAAGCTCCAGGACTCAGCATCCCAAACCGGCGATTCTACCAGGTTAACTTACGCTACATTAAAGCTGAGTTTTACTTTGCTATCATCAGGTATGTTTAAAGAAACATTCGACTCTTTAAATGAGGTTTCTCTCGCCCAAACGCCCGATAGCATCAAGGCAGAATATTATGAACTTATGTCTCGCGCTAACTTCGATTTAGAGGCATATAACGAAGGTAACCTATACTCAGACAGTTATATAACAAGAGGAACAAGGTACATCGACTCTGCCCTTGCCCTCATCGACAACAATACGATAAAATTCTTTTACTTAAGGGGAATGAAAAGCCTTAAAGAAAAGAATTATGGAAGTGCTGAAAAAGACTTAGAACTGATCCTGGCAAAGTTTAACCCTACGCAGCACGAATACGCCATGGTAGCTTCGTTGCTTGCAGGTGTTTATAAAGAAAGCGGAGATACAGGCAAAGCAATAGATATGATGATTAAGGCCGCTATTGCTGATATTAAATCAGCAACCCGGGAAGCCATTGCCTTACTAAATGTAGCCGAATTACTCTACAGGACTGGAGACGAAGCCAGAGCCTATGTCTATATAAAACAAGCTCTGGAGGATGCCACCTTTTACGGCGCCAGACAGCGGAAAATACAAGTAGCAGCCATTCTGCCGATAATTGAAGGCGAAAGACTGGCAACAGTAGAAAGCCAGCGCGGCATTTTAATGATTTACGCCATAGCTGTGTCACTATTGTCTTTGCTGGTTGTTATTTTCTCTTATATAATTTTCAGACAGCTTAAACAACTAAAGCTGGCGAAGCAAACAGTAACGGAAGCCAATACGAGCCTGCAGATTGCAAACGATAAGTTAAAGGACATTAACCATGTGCTGCAGGAAAAAAATGAAGAACTGCTAGAGGCAAATAAGATTAAAGAAGAGTACATTGGGTATTCTTTTAATATGTATACAGAATACCTCGACAAGATTGAAAAACTTAAAAAATCCATCGATAAAAAAGTGATGAACAGAAGGCTGGATGAAATCAGCCATGTGTTGGAGTCGGTGGATATGAAAAAAGAGCGCGAGGATCTTTACCATAGTTTCGACAGAGTGTTTATCAAGCTGTTTCCCAATTTCGTAACTGAATTCAACTCTTTTTTCCGGGATGAAGATAAGGTTGTGCTGAAAGACAACCAGTCTCTGAACATTGAATTGCGTATTTTTGCGCTTATCCGTATCGGAATAAATGATCATGAGCAGATTGCCAAGATACTAGAATACTCTGTCAGGACAATTTACAACTACAAAACCAAGGTAAAAAGCAGATCCATCCTTTCAAATGAGGAATTCGAGGACAGGATAATGGAAATAAAGGCTTTTTAG
- a CDS encoding TonB-dependent receptor — MKKNVPQCFHWANPDSPYPASAAHAKSYRLLLLPLLLLLLSFSAMAQGSVTISGTVTDDSGTALPGVTVLVKGTSTAVPTGANGNFNINVPDGNGTLVFSFIGFQPQEIPVNNRTTINVTLTTDAKALDEVVVVGYGTASRKDVTGAVSSISAENLNQGAITNPLQQIAGRAAGVNVSQTGSEPGSGPSVRIRGITSLIGGNDPLVVVDGIQGNMDLLNQVPPSEIESVDILKDASATAIYGSRGAPGVIIVTTKRNKAGKTTIEYNATASMDYLANKLDVLSAEEWWRQAQLNGVPASANHGSDTDWLNILSRTGTTQNHTLSFGGGSENFNYRASLSAILQNGIVINSNNQKYIGRIQATQYALDDRLTITMNLNSGVNNTVGSPGSVYRASFTSNLITNAYLMRPNDPIFNTDGSTYYTDPNVFEYFNPYAIAQEVVNEGRNNNLFGSLRTDLEIFTGLTAGWFGSWRKTDNNWGYYLPAASTVASAINNRGIANINNSRQDERLMNISLTYKREIGDHSLNALALYEWQNQTYQGNYTQARGFINDLATYNALQLGDLSRVQPGDISSYKNDRTLVSFLGRVNYSFLDRYLLTLSLRRDGASVFGANHKWGNFPSASMAWRIDQEPFMAGQRLFDELKLRGGYGITGNQQGLYPQNSLSLVGAAGVTYFGGNEITNFNITQNVNQDLRWETRKQTNVGVDFALLDNRLTGSVDAFTATTDNLLFNYTVPQPPFPFGTIMANVGSIRNRGLEFALGYKLINSDHTTLTLAGNLSLLDNKVLNLSGSINGVPLNTNYVPWGPNSYLIEGRPIGTFFILQHAGKNEANAEIVEDRDENGTIDQGNRSPDRAFEGSALPTHTYAFTPSFRHKNLDISMVWRGSGGNKIYNGLRQSLSMLENIGRSNVLESAIPLGVYTSQYGSDLWLENGSFLRFENLTVGYNFRPVNLKYIDALRLSLTGNNILLFTKYSGIDPELNVSGGNGFGGDYGIYPRTRSIALGLNVVFK; from the coding sequence ATGAAGAAAAATGTACCTCAATGTTTTCATTGGGCTAACCCCGATTCGCCCTACCCTGCAAGTGCGGCACATGCCAAAAGTTACAGACTTTTGCTGCTGCCTCTCCTTCTTCTGCTCCTGTCTTTTTCGGCTATGGCTCAAGGCAGCGTTACCATATCAGGAACAGTTACGGATGATAGCGGGACGGCATTGCCTGGAGTTACCGTGCTGGTGAAGGGAACAAGTACTGCAGTTCCAACAGGCGCTAACGGTAACTTTAATATTAATGTGCCGGATGGAAATGGAACTCTGGTCTTTTCATTTATTGGCTTCCAGCCCCAGGAAATTCCGGTAAATAACCGCACAACTATCAATGTGACTCTTACTACGGATGCAAAAGCCCTGGATGAAGTAGTGGTAGTTGGGTATGGAACTGCCTCCAGAAAAGATGTTACTGGTGCTGTTTCTTCTATTTCTGCTGAAAATTTAAACCAGGGAGCCATTACAAACCCATTACAGCAGATAGCAGGCCGGGCCGCAGGGGTTAATGTTTCGCAAACGGGCAGCGAACCCGGATCAGGCCCGAGTGTCAGGATAAGGGGCATCACCTCTCTGATCGGCGGAAACGACCCTTTGGTTGTCGTAGACGGTATTCAGGGCAATATGGACCTGCTCAACCAGGTGCCGCCCAGTGAGATTGAATCAGTAGATATTCTAAAAGACGCCTCTGCTACAGCTATTTATGGTTCCAGGGGTGCTCCTGGAGTTATTATTGTTACAACCAAAAGAAATAAAGCCGGCAAAACGACCATCGAGTACAATGCAACTGCCTCTATGGATTACCTGGCAAATAAACTTGATGTATTAAGTGCTGAGGAGTGGTGGCGCCAGGCGCAGTTAAACGGGGTGCCGGCTTCTGCAAATCATGGCTCTGATACCGACTGGCTGAACATTCTTAGCAGGACAGGTACAACACAAAACCATACACTTTCTTTTGGGGGCGGATCAGAAAACTTCAACTACCGAGCCTCTCTAAGCGCCATTTTACAAAATGGTATCGTTATTAACTCTAACAACCAAAAGTATATTGGCCGCATACAGGCAACACAATATGCCCTCGACGACCGGTTAACAATTACCATGAACCTCAACAGCGGGGTTAACAATACAGTAGGCAGCCCGGGAAGTGTATACAGGGCATCTTTTACTTCCAACTTAATTACCAATGCCTATCTGATGCGCCCTAATGATCCGATTTTTAACACCGACGGCAGCACCTACTATACAGACCCTAATGTTTTTGAATATTTTAACCCCTACGCCATTGCTCAGGAAGTAGTAAACGAAGGCAGGAACAACAACTTATTTGGCAGCCTGCGAACGGATCTTGAGATCTTTACAGGATTAACAGCAGGCTGGTTTGGCAGTTGGCGCAAAACTGACAACAACTGGGGATATTACCTGCCAGCTGCCTCTACGGTTGCTTCTGCCATCAACAACAGGGGCATTGCCAACATTAATAACAGCAGACAGGATGAGCGGCTCATGAATATCAGCTTAACCTATAAGCGTGAGATCGGAGACCATTCCCTGAACGCACTTGCGTTATATGAATGGCAAAATCAAACTTATCAGGGCAATTATACACAAGCGAGAGGATTTATAAACGATCTGGCTACTTACAATGCACTTCAGCTCGGGGACTTGTCCAGGGTTCAGCCAGGAGACATATCATCGTACAAGAACGACAGGACGCTTGTATCTTTCCTGGGACGCGTTAATTACTCTTTCCTGGACCGCTACCTGCTTACACTCAGCCTAAGAAGAGACGGTGCTTCTGTTTTTGGAGCTAATCACAAATGGGGTAATTTCCCGTCGGCTTCGATGGCTTGGCGCATTGACCAGGAGCCTTTTATGGCAGGGCAACGCTTGTTTGATGAATTAAAGCTGCGCGGAGGATATGGAATAACAGGTAACCAGCAGGGTCTATACCCGCAAAACTCCCTTTCACTGGTAGGGGCAGCAGGCGTAACATATTTTGGAGGTAACGAAATTACCAACTTCAACATCACTCAAAATGTAAACCAGGATTTAAGGTGGGAAACAAGAAAGCAAACAAACGTAGGAGTCGACTTTGCCCTGCTCGATAACAGGCTAACAGGATCGGTTGATGCTTTCACGGCCACTACAGATAATCTGCTCTTTAATTATACAGTTCCACAACCTCCTTTTCCTTTTGGAACCATTATGGCCAATGTAGGAAGTATCCGTAACCGTGGTTTAGAGTTTGCACTGGGCTATAAATTAATTAACAGTGACCATACAACTCTGACCCTGGCAGGAAACTTATCGCTGCTGGATAACAAAGTACTTAACCTGAGCGGAAGCATAAACGGTGTGCCCCTTAACACCAATTACGTTCCGTGGGGACCAAACTCATACCTGATAGAAGGAAGGCCAATCGGCACTTTCTTTATTCTGCAGCATGCCGGCAAAAATGAAGCTAACGCCGAAATTGTAGAAGATCGTGATGAGAACGGCACTATTGACCAGGGTAACAGAAGCCCGGACAGAGCTTTTGAAGGCTCAGCCCTACCTACTCATACCTATGCCTTTACCCCATCCTTCAGACACAAGAATTTAGATATTTCGATGGTATGGAGAGGCTCTGGCGGCAATAAAATATACAACGGGCTGCGCCAAAGCCTCAGTATGCTGGAAAACATAGGAAGGTCTAACGTGCTGGAGAGTGCAATTCCGCTTGGAGTATATACTTCTCAATACGGGTCGGACCTGTGGCTGGAGAACGGTTCCTTTTTAAGGTTCGAAAACCTGACGGTTGGCTATAACTTCCGTCCTGTAAACCTTAAGTATATAGACGCTCTGAGGTTATCTCTTACAGGAAACAACATTCTCTTATTTACTAAATATTCGGGTATAGACCCAGAGCTGAATGTAAGCGGAGGAAACGGCTTCGGCGGGGACTACGGCATTTATCCGCGTACCAGAAGCATTGCATTAGGTTTAAATGTAGTATTTAAATAG
- a CDS encoding RagB/SusD family nutrient uptake outer membrane protein gives MMKNIIIITCFSLLLFAGCTDVDEEVYDKYPATEFYGSPEGSDVALAGVYSQIGGNWNGVGYAGADNGWYDLNTMSSDEQVIPHRNTGDWQLDFARLHLHQWLPSDYIINNTWNWLYRAVFNANLAVEQLEAAQADASKIAEARVLRAFFYYLLMDDFGNVPFYTENNTTVDQIPQISRQELYNFVVAELTDNVDKLSASKGGAYYGRFNRWAGYALLAKVYLNAEVYTGTPRWQECLAACEEVAAGGFSLHPGNASASSPLGYQYYELFGDVLPDDETILAIFVRANVVSRNIFSIRSLNGPHALELFGFNGWNGTIVPRSYYALFSENDIRRRQFLVGQQPGGVNYSLEVSSLDNPGADRNAGVRNIKFYPVAPMDGGGASNDFPIYRFSDIMLMQAECQVRLGNAGAAKSLIDAVRQRAGLQPLAANPTLQDVYLERSLELNWEGHRRQDMIRFNTFLAANEFRGASASYRKLFPIPTAALDANPNLKQNQGY, from the coding sequence ATGATGAAGAATATAATTATAATCACCTGCTTTAGCCTGTTATTGTTCGCAGGATGTACTGATGTGGATGAGGAAGTGTACGACAAATACCCTGCTACAGAATTTTATGGCTCGCCCGAGGGATCTGATGTAGCGCTGGCAGGCGTTTATTCGCAAATCGGAGGCAACTGGAATGGTGTGGGGTATGCAGGTGCCGATAACGGATGGTACGACCTGAACACCATGTCTTCTGACGAGCAGGTAATCCCGCACCGTAACACAGGAGACTGGCAACTGGACTTTGCTCGCCTGCACCTGCACCAGTGGTTACCCTCCGACTATATCATTAACAATACCTGGAACTGGCTATACCGAGCAGTATTTAATGCAAACCTGGCCGTTGAGCAGTTAGAGGCTGCACAGGCAGACGCCTCTAAAATTGCAGAAGCTAGAGTTTTAAGGGCCTTTTTCTACTATCTGCTAATGGATGATTTTGGAAACGTGCCCTTTTATACTGAAAACAACACAACAGTTGATCAAATTCCTCAGATAAGCCGGCAGGAGCTGTATAATTTTGTGGTGGCAGAACTAACTGATAACGTAGATAAGCTGTCCGCATCTAAAGGTGGAGCATACTATGGCAGGTTTAACCGCTGGGCTGGCTATGCGCTTCTGGCCAAAGTATACCTGAATGCAGAAGTTTATACGGGCACTCCCCGATGGCAGGAATGCCTTGCTGCCTGCGAAGAGGTTGCTGCAGGAGGTTTTTCGCTACACCCGGGTAATGCCAGCGCTTCCAGTCCGCTGGGCTACCAGTATTATGAGTTGTTTGGAGATGTACTGCCTGACGATGAGACCATACTGGCCATTTTTGTAAGAGCCAATGTCGTGTCCAGAAATATTTTTTCTATCCGCAGCTTAAACGGTCCGCATGCCCTGGAGCTATTCGGCTTTAACGGTTGGAACGGCACGATTGTACCCCGTAGCTATTATGCCCTGTTCAGCGAGAATGATATTCGCAGGAGGCAGTTTCTGGTAGGACAACAGCCGGGAGGCGTAAACTACTCTCTGGAGGTTTCATCATTAGATAACCCCGGAGCTGACAGAAATGCCGGAGTGCGTAATATAAAGTTCTATCCGGTTGCCCCCATGGATGGAGGTGGCGCATCTAACGACTTCCCTATCTACCGCTTTTCAGACATCATGTTAATGCAGGCCGAATGCCAGGTACGCCTTGGTAATGCAGGAGCAGCTAAATCGTTAATAGATGCCGTAAGGCAGCGGGCCGGCCTTCAGCCTTTAGCGGCTAACCCAACGCTACAGGATGTCTACCTGGAAAGAAGCCTCGAGCTAAACTGGGAAGGCCACCGCAGGCAGGATATGATCAGGTTTAATACTTTTTTAGCTGCCAATGAATTCAGAGGTGCCTCTGCAAGCTACAGGAAATTATTCCCTATCCCAACGGCTGCTTTAGATGCCAATCCTAATCTTAAACAAAACCAAGGTTATTAA
- a CDS encoding SusE domain-containing protein: MNRHISRCLAFAITLLVCVACEKDPELTVLQKVLFTSAPEVSATSLVLTEENAEGQALNVTWPEVKYPVQAPVTYSIQVTLPADTIGANAWKNAFEKEIGDDATTASFTVKELNDIAKNLGLQADAEGTIAIRVKAYLDREAYSQAVVVKVTPYQTFTSYPALWVAGDFQGWNIESAPTIVSVNDNGIYEGYIYIPAGGTNEFKVYAQPNWEPVSYGDGGDGNLIEANFAGANFQAPSEGYYLFSVNLNTMKYMLMKTSWGMIGGATPGGWDSDTEMTYNPNNQTWSVTANMTADGSFKFRANKAWLLDFGINGDGKLAYANHPWLDYVDQPQLTVPQNGNYTITLDLHVPGNYTYTIKKN, encoded by the coding sequence ATGAACAGACATATAAGTAGATGCTTAGCTTTTGCCATTACGCTATTAGTATGTGTGGCTTGCGAAAAAGACCCTGAGCTGACCGTCCTGCAAAAGGTGCTGTTTACTTCGGCACCTGAGGTATCTGCCACTAGCCTTGTACTTACAGAAGAAAATGCAGAGGGGCAGGCCCTGAATGTTACCTGGCCGGAAGTAAAATACCCCGTGCAGGCACCAGTAACATACAGTATACAGGTTACTTTGCCGGCTGATACGATTGGAGCAAATGCCTGGAAAAATGCCTTTGAAAAAGAGATCGGCGACGATGCTACAACAGCTTCATTTACAGTAAAAGAATTGAACGACATTGCAAAGAACCTGGGGCTGCAGGCAGATGCTGAAGGAACAATAGCGATTCGCGTTAAAGCGTACCTCGATCGCGAAGCCTATTCGCAGGCGGTAGTTGTTAAAGTTACTCCTTACCAGACGTTTACCAGCTATCCGGCTTTATGGGTTGCAGGCGATTTCCAGGGCTGGAATATAGAATCAGCACCTACTATTGTTTCGGTTAATGATAATGGCATATACGAAGGCTATATCTATATACCAGCAGGCGGCACAAACGAATTCAAAGTGTATGCACAGCCTAACTGGGAACCTGTTTCGTACGGCGACGGTGGAGACGGCAACTTAATCGAGGCAAATTTTGCAGGCGCCAATTTTCAGGCACCATCAGAGGGCTACTATCTCTTCTCCGTTAACTTAAACACCATGAAGTATATGCTGATGAAAACTTCTTGGGGCATGATAGGTGGCGCAACCCCAGGCGGCTGGGACTCAGACACAGAAATGACCTATAACCCCAATAACCAAACATGGTCTGTAACAGCAAACATGACAGCAGATGGTTCTTTTAAATTCAGGGCGAACAAAGCATGGCTGCTCGATTTTGGTATTAACGGCGATGGAAAACTGGCCTATGCAAACCATCCGTGGCTGGACTATGTAGATCAGCCGCAATTAACTGTTCCTCAGAATGGCAACTATACCATTACCCTGGATTTACACGTGCCGGGTAATTACACTTATACAATTAAAAAAAATTAA